From Canis lupus familiaris isolate Mischka breed German Shepherd unplaced genomic scaffold, alternate assembly UU_Cfam_GSD_1.0 chrUn_S1955H2154, whole genome shotgun sequence, a single genomic window includes:
- the LOC119878832 gene encoding 60S ribosomal protein L39 → MSSHKTFRIKRFLAKKQKQNRPIPQWIRMKTGNKIRYNSKRRHWRRTKLGL, encoded by the coding sequence ATGTCTTCTCACAAGACTTTCAGAATCAAGCGATtcctggccaagaaacaaaagcagaatcgtCCTATTCCCCAGTGGATTCggatgaaaactggtaataaaatcaggTACAATTCCAAGAGGAGACACTGGAGAAGAACCAAACTGGGTCTGTGA